The following are from one region of the Apostichopus japonicus isolate 1M-3 chromosome 17, ASM3797524v1, whole genome shotgun sequence genome:
- the LOC139984411 gene encoding uncharacterized protein isoform X1 produces MELFLSNISYRNLQGLIGEILEEFRKGNNERLVQTGYRAKRTISTRGAPRYCVSKEQVTFLLHCGFKIPRVSELLGVSVRTVKRRMREYNLKIQAEHSPLTVGALDDLIRTTITSNQRLGPNAVRARLFAQGHRVQRWRVRESMLRVDPGGAALRAAPAMQRRTYTVAGPNSIWHIDGNHKLIRWKMVIHGGIDGFSRMMVFLHASANDRKEAVLEHFLAATTLYGVPSRIRVDHGGENNDICDIMELIRVPGRGSAIRGRSVHNQRIERSWVDLWNGATNLYYDLFHFMEQRGSLDSDNIAQLWALHYVFLPRFNKELQLFRDQWNNHGLRTAHHETSLQLFVGGTLDLSNARLTAMQDMFASSVDNGAAAQSVFENQGWDGDYVIQVPEIPCPLDQEALSQLQQTVDPLAESDELGIDIYLTVMDFISEYSLNDQP; encoded by the exons ATGGAACTGTTTCTCAGTAACATTTCCTACAGGAATCTCCAAGGACTAATTGGAGAAATTCTGGAGGAATTCAGAAAGGGGAATAATGAAAGGCTTG TTCAAACTGGTTACAGAGCCAAAAGGACCATTTCTACAAGAGGAGCACCTCGCTATTGTGTGAGTAAAGAACAGGTCACATTTCTTCTTCACTGTGGTTTTAAGATACCAAGAGTGTCAGAGCTGTTAGGTGTTTCCGTAAGAACCGTGAAGAGGCGAATGAG GGAATACAACTTAAAGATACAAGCAGAACATAGCCCTCTGACCGTGGGGGCTTTGGATGATCTTATTCGTACGACCATTACCTCAAACCAGAGGTTAGGTCCAAATGCTGTTCGGGCTCGCCTTTTTGCACAAGGACATCGTGTTCAACGATGGAGAGTAAGAGAGAGCATGCTTCGTGTGGACCCTGGGGGTGCAGCACTGAGGGCAGCTCCTGCAATGCAAAGAAGAACCTACACTGTGGCTGGGCCAAATTCTATTTGGCACATTGATGGTAACCACAAACTTATCAG ATGGAAGATGGTTATCCATGGTGGCATTGATGGCTTCAGTAGAATGATGGTGTTTCTACATGCCTCAGCCAACGATCGAAAAGAGGCTGTCTTGGAGCACTTTCTGGCTGCAACCACTCTTTATGGGGTTCCATCACGAATTCGAGTTGATCATGGTGGAGAAAACAATGATATTTGTGACATCATGGAACTCATAAGGGTCCCAGGTCGAGGCTCAGCCATCCGTGGACGGAGTGTTCACAATCAAAGAATTGAGCGAAGTTGGGTGGATCTTTGGAATGGGGCTACTAATCTATATTATGACCTATTTCATTTCATGGAGCAAAGAGGCTCGCTTGATAGTGACAACATTGCACAGCTCTGGGCATTGCACTATGTGTTTTTGCCAAGATTTAATAAGGAGCTGCAACTTTTCAGAGACCAGTGGAATAACCATGGCCTTAGGACAGCTCATCATGAAACATCTTTGCAGCTCTTCGTCGGTGGTACACTCGACCTCAGCAATGCCAGGCTTACAGCAATGCAGGACATGTTTGCAAGTTCTGTAGATAATGGTGCTGCAGCTCAGAGTGTATTTGAGAATCAAGGATGGGATGGTGATTATGTTATTCAAGTGCCAGAAATACCTTGTCCTCTTGATCAAGAGGCATTATCTCAATTGCAGCAGACAGTAGACCCTCTAGCTGAATCTGATGAACTTGGTATTGACATATATTTAACGGTCATGGATTTCATTTCTGAATATTCTCTGAATGATCAACCATGA
- the LOC139984411 gene encoding uncharacterized protein isoform X2 produces the protein MKSLIDNPYLYTRHCREYNLKIQAEHSPLTVGALDDLIRTTITSNQRLGPNAVRARLFAQGHRVQRWRVRESMLRVDPGGAALRAAPAMQRRTYTVAGPNSIWHIDGNHKLIRWKMVIHGGIDGFSRMMVFLHASANDRKEAVLEHFLAATTLYGVPSRIRVDHGGENNDICDIMELIRVPGRGSAIRGRSVHNQRIERSWVDLWNGATNLYYDLFHFMEQRGSLDSDNIAQLWALHYVFLPRFNKELQLFRDQWNNHGLRTAHHETSLQLFVGGTLDLSNARLTAMQDMFASSVDNGAAAQSVFENQGWDGDYVIQVPEIPCPLDQEALSQLQQTVDPLAESDELGIDIYLTVMDFISEYSLNDQP, from the exons ATGAAATCATTGATTGACAATCCTTATCTTTATACACGGCATTGCAGGGAATACAACTTAAAGATACAAGCAGAACATAGCCCTCTGACCGTGGGGGCTTTGGATGATCTTATTCGTACGACCATTACCTCAAACCAGAGGTTAGGTCCAAATGCTGTTCGGGCTCGCCTTTTTGCACAAGGACATCGTGTTCAACGATGGAGAGTAAGAGAGAGCATGCTTCGTGTGGACCCTGGGGGTGCAGCACTGAGGGCAGCTCCTGCAATGCAAAGAAGAACCTACACTGTGGCTGGGCCAAATTCTATTTGGCACATTGATGGTAACCACAAACTTATCAG ATGGAAGATGGTTATCCATGGTGGCATTGATGGCTTCAGTAGAATGATGGTGTTTCTACATGCCTCAGCCAACGATCGAAAAGAGGCTGTCTTGGAGCACTTTCTGGCTGCAACCACTCTTTATGGGGTTCCATCACGAATTCGAGTTGATCATGGTGGAGAAAACAATGATATTTGTGACATCATGGAACTCATAAGGGTCCCAGGTCGAGGCTCAGCCATCCGTGGACGGAGTGTTCACAATCAAAGAATTGAGCGAAGTTGGGTGGATCTTTGGAATGGGGCTACTAATCTATATTATGACCTATTTCATTTCATGGAGCAAAGAGGCTCGCTTGATAGTGACAACATTGCACAGCTCTGGGCATTGCACTATGTGTTTTTGCCAAGATTTAATAAGGAGCTGCAACTTTTCAGAGACCAGTGGAATAACCATGGCCTTAGGACAGCTCATCATGAAACATCTTTGCAGCTCTTCGTCGGTGGTACACTCGACCTCAGCAATGCCAGGCTTACAGCAATGCAGGACATGTTTGCAAGTTCTGTAGATAATGGTGCTGCAGCTCAGAGTGTATTTGAGAATCAAGGATGGGATGGTGATTATGTTATTCAAGTGCCAGAAATACCTTGTCCTCTTGATCAAGAGGCATTATCTCAATTGCAGCAGACAGTAGACCCTCTAGCTGAATCTGATGAACTTGGTATTGACATATATTTAACGGTCATGGATTTCATTTCTGAATATTCTCTGAATGATCAACCATGA
- the LOC139984410 gene encoding uncharacterized protein: MDEARVNILQQRLHDIARRIRRPDATTGNSDSANQTANAQVATSSRVSNDLLSEFGRFRQTPTLPARTIRTMRGKNAKTFTVHCVVIAENTTRLNSNKRKSIAEQTEEGTHKKVCFLLSMDCASFFARIREEFPILQDIDFKLFRCGSPTGGRQLEPLPANADHPQAIKDWKGLKRSCLYIRPVSESDAPTTSQSDAAATTSYRYVCQDCCGKKVTINCERCIQNREFKRGLDEDKRKDQESAFMLRRQQKRESFIQRLEELRQLRKERVRPEPDNGIALRIYLTNNRTISRKFNVDDDCKALFDFIGSQPESSMDFTLMIPSHRKSLTSAMQGKSLKDLGILVPTVIHVKWEEDNECELSDNEETSKDVVLSTKNPKRAVINAGTPSVSFSFPVEVISDNNHQLIPFSAVEHQHLLNSVLSEDHDDDESELPATSLTDEEDILTAFVDYEEGIPPLSPLEAPRSPEEFVLSDGDVQTPPRSPTPPPDFEGATQRTLLISRATVKEDLIQEFKDMALMKCKLKIAFKDERGVDLEGLSREALSVFWDVFHDMLRWRGGESSHPKNPVWKRRMALCWENFIKGHSRLQLFSNKTEPSICDGNCKWTGWC, translated from the exons ATGGATGAAGCCAGGGTGAACATACTTCAACAACGTTTGCATGATATAGCAAGAAGAATACGCAGACCTGATGCCACCACAGGCAATAGTG ATTCAGCTAATCAGACAGCAAATGCCCAAGTTGCCACTAGTAGCAGAGTCTCGAATGACCTGCTTTCCGA gtttggCAGATTCAGACAGACCCCTACACTTCCAGCAAGAACTATACGTACCATGAGAGGAAAAAATGCCAAAACATTTACAGTTCACTGTGTAGTCATTGCTGAAAACACCACTAGACTGAACTCCAATAAAAGGAAGAGTATAGCAG AGCAAACTGAAGAAGGAACCCACAAAAAAGTCTGCTTTCTGCTCAGCATGGATTGTGCAAGTTTTTTTGCAAGAATAAGAGAAGAATTTCCAATACTCCAAGATATAGATTTTAAGTTGTTTCGGTGTGGTTCACCAACTGGTGGAAGGCAGTTGGAGCCTCTTCCTGCAAATGCAGACCATCCTCAGGCCATCAAAGACTGGAAAGGTCTGAAGAGATCTTGCTTATACATTAGACCAGTTTCagag TCTGATGCACCAACCACCTCCCAGTCTGATGCAGCAGCTACCACATCATACAGATATGTGTGTCAAGATTGCTGTGGGAAAAAAGTAACAATCAATTGTGAAAGATGTATTCAGAACAGGGAATTTAAAAGAGGTTTGGATGAAGATAAAAGAAAG GATCAGGAAAGCGCCTTCATGCTACGAAGGCAGCAGAAGCGAGAGTCATTCATACAGAGGCTAGAGGAA cTCCGCCAACTCAGGAAAGAAAGAGTACGCCCAGAACCAGACAATGGAATTGCATTACGGATTTATCTAACAAATAACAGAACTATAAGTAGGAAATTCAATGTTGATGATGATTGTAAG GCACTTTTTGACTTCATAGGTTCTCAGCCAGAATCTTCAATGGATTTCACATTGATGATTCCTTCACATAGAAAGTCCCTCACATCCGCTATGCAAGGAAAGTCCTTGAAAGACCTTGGAATACTTGTGCCTACTGTCATTCATGTTAAGTGGGAGGAG GATAATGAGTGTGAACTCAGTGATAATGag GAGACAAGCAAAGATGTGGTACTTTCAACAAAAAATCCCAAGAGAGCTGTTATAAATGCTGGCACACCTTCA GTCTCTTTCTCATTTCCGGTTGAAGTAATTTCAGATAATAATCATCAGTTAATACCATTTAGTGCAGTTGAACATCAGCACTTACTGAATTCAGTTCTATCAGaagatcatgatgatgat GAATCAGAGTTACCTGCTACATCTTTGACTGATGAAGAGGATATCTTAACTGCATTTGTGGACTATGAGGAAGGCATTCCCCCATTAAGCCCACTAGAAGCCCCTAGGTCACCAGAGGAATTTGTGTTAAGTGACGGTGAT GTTCAGACACCACCAAGATCTCCAACTCCACCACCAGACTTTGAAGGGGCAACTCAACG AACTTTGTTGATCTCTCGGGCCACTGTCAAGGAAGACCTTATTCAAGAGTTCAAAGATATGGCTTTGATGAAATGCAAACTAAAGATTGCATTCAAAGATGAGAGAGGGGTCGATTTGGAAGGCTTGTCACGGGAGGCTCTGTCAGTATTCTGGGATGTTTTTCATGACATGCTCagatggagaggtggagagagttCCCATCCTAAAAACCCAGTATGGAAGAGAAGAATGGCTCTCTGTTGGGAGAATTTTATTAAAGGGCATTCAAGACTGCAACTTTTTTCCAATAAAACTGAGCCCAGCATTTGTGATGGCAATTGTAAGTGGACCGGGTGGTGTTAG